From one Amycolatopsis sp. FDAARGOS 1241 genomic stretch:
- a CDS encoding bifunctional o-acetylhomoserine/o-acetylserine sulfhydrylase, with protein sequence MPEDTSGWSFETKQIHAGAAPDPATGARATPIYQTTSYVFRDTQHGADLFSLAEPGNIYTRIMNPTQDVLEQRLAALEGGVAALAFASGSAATTAAILTIAGAGDHFVSSPSLYGGTYNLFHYTLPKLGIEVTFVDDQDDPEQWRAAVRPNTKLFFAETLANPGSNVLDIRTVANVAHEAGVPLIVDNTVPTPYLVRPIEHGADVVVHSATKYLGGHGTTVAGVLVDGGTFDFGRDPARFPGFSEPDPSYHGLKYWEALGPGAYAAKARVQILRDTGAAISPLNSFLILQGIETLSLRIERHVANAQALAEWLEQRDEVAKVYYAGLPSSPFHANARKYLPRGAGAVLSFDLRGGVEAGRKFVDGTELHSQLVNIGDVRSLIVHPASTTHSQLSPEEQLASGVTPGLVRLAVGLEGIEDLKADLEAGFRAAKADL encoded by the coding sequence ATGCCGGAAGACACCTCGGGCTGGTCCTTCGAGACCAAGCAGATCCACGCCGGCGCGGCACCGGACCCCGCGACGGGCGCCCGCGCGACCCCGATCTACCAGACCACGTCGTACGTCTTCCGCGACACGCAGCACGGTGCAGACCTGTTCAGCCTGGCCGAGCCCGGCAACATCTACACGCGCATCATGAACCCGACGCAGGACGTGCTGGAGCAGCGTCTGGCCGCGCTGGAAGGCGGCGTCGCGGCGCTCGCGTTCGCCTCCGGCTCGGCGGCCACCACCGCGGCGATCCTCACGATCGCCGGCGCGGGTGACCACTTCGTCTCCAGCCCCTCGCTCTACGGTGGTACGTACAACCTGTTCCACTACACGCTGCCGAAGCTGGGCATCGAGGTCACGTTCGTCGACGACCAGGACGACCCGGAGCAGTGGCGCGCCGCGGTGCGCCCCAACACCAAGCTGTTCTTCGCCGAGACGCTGGCCAACCCGGGCAGCAACGTCCTCGACATCCGCACCGTCGCGAACGTCGCGCACGAAGCCGGCGTGCCGCTGATCGTCGACAACACCGTGCCCACGCCGTACCTGGTGCGCCCGATCGAGCACGGCGCGGACGTGGTCGTGCACTCGGCGACGAAGTACCTCGGCGGGCACGGCACGACCGTCGCCGGTGTGCTCGTGGACGGCGGCACGTTCGACTTCGGCAGGGACCCGGCGCGGTTCCCGGGCTTTTCCGAGCCGGACCCGAGCTACCACGGCCTGAAGTACTGGGAAGCGCTCGGCCCGGGTGCGTACGCGGCGAAGGCGCGCGTGCAGATCCTGCGCGACACCGGTGCGGCGATCTCGCCGCTCAACAGCTTCCTGATTCTGCAGGGCATCGAGACGCTGTCGCTGCGCATCGAACGGCACGTCGCCAACGCGCAGGCGCTCGCGGAGTGGCTCGAGCAGCGCGACGAGGTGGCGAAGGTGTACTACGCCGGTCTGCCGTCGAGCCCGTTCCACGCCAACGCGCGGAAGTACCTGCCGCGCGGCGCCGGTGCGGTGCTCTCGTTCGACCTGCGCGGCGGTGTCGAGGCGGGCCGGAAGTTCGTGGACGGCACCGAGTTGCACAGCCAGCTGGTGAACATCGGCGACGTGCGCAGCCTGATCGTGCACCCGGCGTCGACCACGCACAGCCAGCTCTCGCCGGAGGAGCAGCTCGCGAGCGGTGTCACGCCGGGCCTCGTGCGGCTCGCCGTGGGCCTCGAGGGCATCGAAGACCTCAAGGCCGACCTGGAAGCGGGTTTCCGCGCCGCCAAGGCAGACCTGTGA
- a CDS encoding homoserine O-acetyltransferase — translation MTGSGAHLPPATGAWRAGDPPGGRRWFTGPGALALEAGGSLPSYTLAYETWGQLNSDGSNAVLVEHALTGDSHVAGEAGPGHPSAGWWDGLVGPGKALDTDSLFVVVPNVLGGCQGSTGPSSPDPEGRPWGSRFPVVTVRDQVTTEAALADALGIDRWAAVAGGSMGGMRALEWAVSLPDRVASVLVLASTARASAEQIAWAAPQLHAIRSDPGWHGGDYYSLGAGAGPHRGLGVARRIAHVTYRSEPELSQRFGRSYQGTEDPLRGGRFAVESYLDHHADKLVNRFDAGSYVVLTESMNTHDVGRDRGGVAAALGRVRARTVVAGVDSDRLYPLYQSREIAAGVGGETAVVSSPYGHDSFLIETEQIAALVKSLLG, via the coding sequence GTGACGGGTTCCGGTGCGCATCTCCCGCCCGCCACCGGCGCGTGGCGGGCGGGAGACCCACCCGGCGGACGGCGGTGGTTCACCGGCCCCGGCGCGCTCGCGCTGGAGGCCGGTGGTTCGCTGCCGTCCTACACCCTCGCGTACGAGACGTGGGGGCAGCTGAACTCCGACGGCTCCAACGCGGTCCTCGTCGAACACGCGTTGACCGGCGACAGCCACGTCGCGGGCGAAGCCGGGCCCGGTCACCCCAGCGCGGGCTGGTGGGACGGCCTCGTCGGCCCGGGCAAAGCCCTCGACACGGATTCGTTGTTCGTCGTGGTCCCCAATGTCCTCGGTGGGTGCCAGGGCTCCACGGGCCCGTCGTCACCCGACCCCGAGGGGCGGCCGTGGGGGAGCCGGTTCCCCGTCGTGACCGTGCGGGACCAGGTGACGACCGAGGCCGCTCTCGCCGACGCGCTGGGGATCGACCGCTGGGCTGCCGTGGCCGGCGGTTCCATGGGCGGCATGCGGGCCCTCGAATGGGCGGTCTCATTGCCCGATCGGGTGGCTTCCGTCCTCGTGCTGGCCTCGACGGCTCGTGCTTCGGCCGAACAGATCGCCTGGGCCGCACCGCAATTGCACGCCATCCGGTCGGATCCGGGCTGGCACGGAGGTGACTACTACTCCCTCGGCGCCGGGGCAGGTCCGCACCGCGGGCTGGGGGTGGCGCGGCGGATCGCGCACGTGACCTACCGCAGCGAACCCGAGCTGTCGCAACGGTTCGGGCGGTCGTACCAAGGCACGGAAGACCCGTTGCGCGGCGGGCGCTTCGCTGTTGAGTCCTATTTGGACCATCACGCGGACAAGCTGGTGAACCGCTTCGACGCCGGGTCGTACGTGGTGCTGACGGAATCGATGAACACCCACGACGTCGGCCGCGACCGCGGTGGCGTCGCGGCGGCTCTGGGCCGGGTTCGCGCGCGCACGGTGGTCGCCGGTGTCGACAGCGACCGGCTGTACCCGCTGTACCAGTCGCGGGAGATCGCCGCCGGTGTCGGTGGCGAAACGGCGGTGGTCTCGTCGCCGTACGGGCACGACTCGTTCTTGATCGAGACGGAGCAGATCGCCGCGTTGGTGAAGTCGCTCCTCGGTTGA
- a CDS encoding SGNH/GDSL hydrolase family protein, producing the protein MCAALGVALLASLGLAGTAGAATSFVALGDSYSSGVGAGSYGSSGACKRSTNAYGQLWANAHAGTSFTFLACSGAKTGDVLNQINSMPSSATLVTLTVGGNDAGFTDVITTCTLNSDQTCVDRVNTAKSYVQNTLPSLLDNVYRAVKSKAPNARLVVLSYPRFYTVPGSCNVGLSDTKRSAINSGADTLASVLASRASAAGATFVDVRSAFVGHNICSSASDYLHSLTWPVDESYHPTAAGQRGGYYTPLTAAIG; encoded by the coding sequence ATGTGCGCGGCCCTGGGGGTCGCTCTACTCGCTTCACTCGGCCTCGCGGGCACCGCCGGCGCCGCCACCAGCTTCGTCGCACTCGGTGACTCCTACTCCTCCGGGGTGGGCGCCGGGAGCTACGGCAGCTCGGGCGCCTGCAAGCGAAGCACCAACGCCTACGGCCAGCTCTGGGCCAACGCCCACGCCGGCACCTCGTTCACCTTCCTCGCCTGCTCCGGCGCGAAGACCGGTGACGTGCTGAACCAGATCAACTCGATGCCGTCGAGCGCCACCCTGGTGACGCTGACCGTCGGTGGCAACGACGCGGGCTTCACCGACGTGATCACCACCTGCACGCTCAACAGCGACCAGACGTGCGTCGACCGGGTGAACACGGCGAAGTCGTACGTGCAGAACACCCTGCCGAGCCTGCTCGACAACGTGTACCGCGCGGTGAAGTCGAAGGCCCCCAACGCACGTCTCGTCGTGCTGTCCTACCCCCGCTTCTACACGGTGCCGGGCTCGTGCAACGTCGGCCTGAGCGACACGAAGCGCTCGGCGATCAACTCGGGCGCGGACACGCTGGCGTCCGTGCTGGCCTCCCGCGCGTCGGCCGCCGGCGCGACCTTCGTGGACGTCCGTTCGGCCTTCGTGGGCCACAACATCTGCTCGTCCGCGAGCGACTACCTGCACAGCCTGACGTGGCCGGTGGACGAGTCCTACCACCCGACGGCCGCCGGCCAGCGGGGCGGCTACTACACGCCGCTGACTGCCGCGATCGGCTGA
- a CDS encoding TetR/AcrR family transcriptional regulator has protein sequence MPANPTPLVNGEKANRREQIMAAAAELFAHHGFHGVGIDDIGAAVGISGPALYRHFRSKDAILGEMLNSISHYLLEGGTARAETGGTPPELLEALVRFHVGFALDHPALITVQERNLANLTDSDRKQVRALQRQYVEVWVRAIRDAIPGLEEREARSAAHAVFGLINSTPYNRHLGDAELSDLLCRLALGALSAAG, from the coding sequence ATGCCGGCGAACCCCACCCCACTCGTGAACGGCGAGAAGGCGAACAGGCGTGAACAGATCATGGCTGCCGCCGCCGAGCTGTTCGCGCACCACGGTTTCCACGGTGTCGGCATCGACGACATCGGCGCGGCGGTCGGCATCTCCGGCCCCGCGCTCTACCGCCACTTCCGCAGCAAGGACGCGATCCTCGGCGAGATGCTGAACTCGATCAGCCACTACCTGCTCGAAGGCGGCACCGCGCGGGCCGAGACGGGCGGCACCCCGCCGGAGCTGCTCGAAGCGCTCGTGCGGTTCCACGTCGGCTTCGCGCTCGATCACCCGGCGCTGATCACCGTGCAGGAGCGCAACCTCGCGAACCTCACCGACAGTGACCGCAAGCAGGTGCGCGCGCTGCAGCGCCAGTATGTGGAGGTGTGGGTGCGCGCGATCCGCGACGCGATCCCGGGCCTCGAGGAACGCGAAGCCCGCTCGGCGGCACACGCGGTGTTCGGCTTGATCAACTCGACGCCGTACAACCGCCATCTCGGTGACGCCGAGCTGTCCGATCTGCTCTGCCGGCTCGCTCTCGGCGCACTTTCCGCGGCGGGCTGA
- a CDS encoding carboxyl transferase domain-containing protein produces MDTPVLSSSADPRSETFTRSVTSHNELVEDLRKRLDAARLGGPEKSRSRHVERGKLLPRDRVDTLLDPGSPFLELSPLAANGLYDDEAPSAGIIAGVGRVSGRECVVVANDATVKGGTYYPLTVKKHLRAQEVALHNNLPCIYLVDSGGAFLPRQDDVFPDREHFGRIFYNQATMSARGIPQIAAVLGSCTAGGAYVPAMSDEAVIVRNQGTIFLGGPPLVKAATGEVVTAEELGGGDVHARQSGVTDHLADDDAHALRIVRDIVSTLGPRTPRPWDVAPVEEPVVDPRELYGVVPTDSRTPYDVREVIARVVDGSKFSEFKKEYGSTLVTGFARIHGHPVGIIANNGVLFAESAMKGAHFIELCDRRSIPLVFLQNITGFMVGKAYEAGGIAKHGAKMVTAVACARVPKFTVIIGGSFGAGNYSMCGRAYSPRFLWMWPNARISVMGGEQAASVLSTVRRDAIEARGGEWSAEDEEAFKDPIRAQYEHQGSPYYSTARLWDDGVIDPADTRTVLGLALSAAANAPLPEVNYGVFRM; encoded by the coding sequence ATGGACACGCCGGTACTGAGCAGCTCCGCGGATCCGCGGAGCGAAACGTTCACCCGAAGCGTCACTTCTCACAACGAGCTCGTCGAGGACCTGCGCAAGCGCCTCGACGCCGCCCGCCTCGGCGGGCCCGAGAAGTCCCGCTCCCGGCACGTGGAACGCGGCAAGCTGCTGCCCCGCGACCGCGTGGACACGCTGCTCGACCCGGGGTCGCCGTTCCTCGAGCTCTCGCCGCTGGCCGCCAACGGCCTCTACGACGACGAAGCGCCGAGCGCGGGAATCATCGCCGGAGTCGGGCGCGTGTCGGGCCGCGAATGCGTGGTCGTGGCGAACGACGCCACCGTGAAGGGCGGCACGTACTACCCGCTGACGGTCAAGAAGCACCTGCGCGCCCAGGAAGTGGCACTGCACAACAACCTGCCGTGCATCTACCTCGTCGACTCCGGCGGCGCGTTCCTGCCGCGCCAGGACGACGTGTTCCCCGACCGCGAGCACTTCGGACGCATCTTCTACAACCAGGCGACGATGTCCGCGCGCGGCATCCCGCAGATCGCCGCCGTGCTCGGCTCGTGCACCGCGGGCGGTGCGTACGTGCCGGCCATGAGCGACGAGGCGGTCATCGTGCGCAACCAGGGCACGATCTTCCTCGGCGGCCCGCCGCTCGTGAAGGCCGCGACCGGCGAGGTCGTCACGGCCGAAGAGCTGGGTGGCGGCGACGTGCACGCGCGCCAGTCGGGCGTCACCGACCACCTGGCCGACGACGACGCCCACGCGCTGCGCATCGTCCGCGACATCGTCTCGACCCTCGGCCCGCGCACGCCGCGGCCATGGGACGTCGCGCCTGTCGAGGAGCCGGTCGTCGACCCGCGTGAGCTCTACGGGGTCGTGCCGACGGATTCGCGCACGCCCTACGACGTGCGCGAAGTGATCGCCCGGGTGGTCGACGGCAGCAAGTTCTCCGAGTTCAAGAAGGAGTACGGCAGCACGCTCGTCACCGGCTTCGCGCGCATCCACGGCCACCCGGTGGGCATCATCGCCAACAACGGCGTGCTGTTCGCCGAGTCGGCCATGAAGGGCGCGCACTTCATCGAGCTGTGCGATCGCCGGTCGATCCCGCTGGTGTTCCTGCAGAACATCACCGGGTTCATGGTCGGCAAGGCGTACGAGGCCGGCGGCATCGCCAAGCACGGCGCGAAGATGGTCACGGCCGTCGCGTGCGCGCGGGTGCCGAAGTTCACCGTGATCATCGGTGGCTCGTTCGGCGCCGGGAACTACTCGATGTGCGGACGGGCGTACTCGCCGCGGTTCCTGTGGATGTGGCCCAACGCGCGGATCTCGGTGATGGGCGGCGAGCAGGCGGCCTCGGTGCTTTCGACCGTGCGCCGCGACGCGATCGAGGCCCGCGGCGGCGAGTGGTCGGCCGAGGACGAAGAGGCGTTCAAGGACCCGATCCGCGCGCAGTACGAGCACCAGGGCAGCCCGTACTACTCCACCGCGCGGCTGTGGGACGACGGCGTGATCGACCCGGCGGACACCCGCACGGTGCTCGGGCTCGCGCTGTCGGCCGCGGCCAACGCACCCCTGCCCGAGGTCAACTACGGCGTCTTCCGGATGTGA
- a CDS encoding acetyl-CoA carboxylase biotin carboxylase subunit, with protein MFDTVLVANRGEIAVRVIRSLRELGIRSVAVYSDADADARHVREADTAVRLGPAEAAKSYLSIPAIIAAARETGAQAVHPGYGFLAENAGFARACEEAGLVFIGPPAAAIEKMGDKIRAKATVSEAGVPVVPGASDVDIPAGGFAEAAARVGYPLLLKPSAGGGGKGMRLVHAEGELAPAIESARREAKSSFGDDTLLLERFVTTPRHIEIQVLADAHGTVLHLGERECSLQRRHQKIVEEAPSVLLDEATRQKMGAAAAEAARSVGYVGAGTVEFIMSAHDPDEFFFMEMNTRLQVEHPVTEMVTGLDLVAWQVRIAAGEPLSLRQEDVRLDGHAIEARVYAEDPARGFIPTGGTVLAVHEPSGDGVRVDSWMAEGAVVGSNYDPMLAKVIAYGPDRESALRKLDRALGDTALLGLGTNVAFLRSLLADEDVRAGRLDTELVDRRLADLVSPEVPAGFFVAAALDRLASLQPTGSVVDPWDVPSGWRLGGGGGVTFRLRAGDVLAKVRVSGTPADATVQVDDAEPVRASVSRRGDVLEVRRAGGIERYRRADGPDRTVWLARDGYGFAFADQEVVLSHRGEVAGAGPVKSPMPGTVLVVKVAQGDVVAAGTPLLVVEAMKMEHTVTAPIDGVVSELSVRAGQQVALDETLAVVSPNEEDR; from the coding sequence TTGTTCGACACGGTCCTGGTGGCCAACCGCGGCGAGATCGCGGTCCGCGTGATCCGGTCGCTGCGCGAGCTGGGCATCCGCTCGGTCGCGGTGTACAGCGATGCCGACGCCGATGCCCGCCACGTGCGCGAAGCCGACACCGCGGTGCGGCTCGGTCCGGCCGAAGCGGCGAAGAGCTATTTGTCCATCCCGGCGATCATCGCCGCCGCGCGCGAGACGGGCGCGCAGGCCGTGCACCCGGGTTACGGCTTCCTCGCGGAGAACGCGGGGTTCGCGCGGGCGTGCGAAGAGGCGGGGCTGGTGTTCATCGGCCCGCCGGCGGCGGCCATCGAAAAGATGGGCGACAAGATCCGCGCCAAGGCCACGGTTTCGGAGGCCGGCGTGCCGGTGGTGCCGGGCGCGTCCGATGTGGACATCCCCGCTGGCGGGTTCGCCGAGGCGGCCGCGCGCGTGGGATATCCGTTGCTGCTGAAGCCCTCGGCCGGTGGCGGCGGCAAGGGCATGCGGCTCGTGCACGCCGAGGGCGAGCTGGCGCCCGCGATCGAGTCCGCGCGGCGCGAGGCGAAGAGCTCGTTCGGCGATGACACGCTGCTGCTGGAGCGGTTCGTGACCACGCCGCGGCACATCGAGATCCAGGTGCTCGCCGACGCCCACGGCACCGTGCTGCACCTCGGCGAACGCGAGTGCAGCCTGCAGCGGCGGCACCAGAAGATCGTCGAAGAAGCGCCGTCGGTGCTGCTCGACGAGGCCACGCGGCAGAAGATGGGTGCTGCGGCGGCCGAAGCGGCGCGGTCGGTGGGCTACGTCGGCGCGGGCACGGTCGAGTTCATCATGTCCGCACACGACCCCGACGAATTCTTCTTCATGGAGATGAACACGCGGCTTCAGGTGGAGCACCCCGTCACGGAGATGGTGACCGGCCTGGACCTCGTGGCGTGGCAGGTGCGCATCGCCGCCGGTGAGCCGTTGTCGTTGCGGCAGGAGGACGTGCGGCTCGACGGGCACGCCATCGAAGCCCGCGTCTACGCCGAGGACCCGGCGCGCGGGTTCATCCCGACCGGCGGCACGGTGCTCGCCGTGCACGAGCCGTCGGGCGACGGCGTGCGCGTGGACTCGTGGATGGCCGAGGGCGCTGTCGTCGGTTCGAACTACGACCCGATGCTGGCCAAGGTGATCGCGTACGGCCCCGACCGCGAGTCGGCGCTGCGCAAGCTCGACCGCGCGCTGGGCGACACTGCGTTGCTGGGGCTGGGCACGAATGTCGCGTTCCTGCGCAGCCTGCTCGCCGATGAGGACGTGCGCGCGGGCCGGCTCGACACGGAGCTCGTGGACCGGCGGCTGGCCGACCTCGTGTCGCCGGAGGTGCCCGCCGGGTTCTTCGTGGCCGCGGCACTGGACCGGCTGGCATCGCTGCAGCCGACGGGGTCCGTTGTGGACCCGTGGGACGTGCCGAGCGGCTGGCGCCTTGGTGGCGGGGGCGGTGTGACGTTCCGGCTGCGCGCCGGCGACGTGCTCGCCAAGGTGCGGGTTTCCGGCACCCCGGCCGACGCCACGGTGCAGGTGGACGACGCCGAGCCTGTGCGGGCGTCGGTGAGCCGGCGTGGAGATGTGCTGGAAGTGCGGCGGGCCGGCGGGATCGAGCGGTACCGGCGGGCGGACGGTCCTGACCGGACGGTGTGGCTTGCGCGTGACGGCTACGGCTTCGCGTTCGCGGACCAGGAAGTGGTGCTCTCGCACCGCGGTGAGGTGGCGGGTGCGGGGCCGGTGAAGAGCCCGATGCCGGGCACGGTGCTGGTGGTGAAGGTCGCCCAGGGCGACGTGGTCGCGGCCGGCACGCCGTTGCTGGTCGTGGAGGCGATGAAGATGGAACACACCGTGACCGCGCCGATCGACGGCGTGGTGAGCGAGCTTTCGGTGCGGGCCGGGCAGCAGGTGGCGCTCGACGAGACGCTGGCCGTGGTGAGCCCGAACGAGGAGGACCGATGA
- a CDS encoding acyl-CoA dehydrogenase family protein, producing MIDFRLDEEYEALRKTVEDFAHNEVAPVIGPLYEKEEFPYALVAKMGDMGLFGLPFSEEFGGMGGDYFALCLALEELARVDSSVAITLEAGVSLGAMPIYRFGTQEQKEKWLPALCSGEALGGFGLTEPGGGSDAGATRTRAKLDGDEWLINGSKAFITNSGTDITRLVTVTAVTDVMENGRKEISAIIVPSGTPGFAVAPKYSKVGWNCSDTHELSFSDVRVPASNLVGTRGRGYAQFLSILDEGRVAIAALSVGLAQGCVDECLKYAKDRVAFGHRIGEYQAIQFKIADMEVRTHTARLAYYQAASKMLRGEPFKKEASIAKLVASDAAMDNARDATQIFGGYGFMNEFPVSRFYRDAKILEIGEGTSEVQRMLIARHLGMAS from the coding sequence ATGATCGACTTCCGCTTGGACGAAGAGTACGAGGCTCTCCGCAAGACGGTCGAGGACTTCGCGCACAACGAGGTCGCGCCCGTAATCGGGCCGCTGTACGAGAAGGAAGAGTTCCCCTACGCGCTCGTGGCCAAGATGGGTGACATGGGCCTGTTCGGCCTGCCATTCTCCGAGGAGTTCGGCGGCATGGGCGGCGACTACTTCGCGCTGTGCCTGGCGCTGGAGGAACTCGCGCGCGTCGACTCGTCGGTCGCGATCACGCTGGAGGCCGGCGTTTCGCTCGGCGCGATGCCGATCTACCGCTTCGGCACGCAGGAGCAGAAGGAGAAGTGGCTGCCCGCGCTGTGCTCCGGCGAGGCCCTCGGCGGTTTCGGCCTCACGGAACCGGGCGGCGGCTCGGACGCGGGCGCCACCCGCACCCGCGCCAAGCTCGACGGCGACGAGTGGCTCATCAACGGCAGCAAGGCCTTCATCACCAACTCCGGCACGGACATCACCCGCCTGGTGACGGTCACGGCCGTCACCGACGTGATGGAGAACGGCCGCAAGGAGATCTCGGCGATCATCGTGCCCTCGGGCACACCGGGCTTCGCGGTGGCGCCCAAGTACTCCAAGGTCGGCTGGAACTGCTCGGACACGCACGAGCTGTCCTTTTCGGACGTTCGCGTCCCGGCCTCGAACCTGGTGGGCACCCGCGGCCGCGGCTACGCCCAGTTCCTGTCCATCTTGGACGAAGGTCGCGTCGCGATCGCCGCCCTGAGTGTCGGCCTGGCCCAGGGCTGTGTCGACGAATGCCTGAAGTACGCCAAGGACCGCGTCGCCTTCGGCCACCGCATCGGGGAGTACCAGGCGATCCAGTTCAAGATCGCGGACATGGAGGTCCGCACCCACACCGCGCGGCTCGCCTACTACCAGGCCGCCTCGAAGATGCTGCGCGGCGAGCCGTTCAAGAAGGAAGCTTCGATCGCGAAGCTCGTCGCGTCCGACGCCGCGATGGACAACGCACGCGACGCGACGCAGATCTTCGGCGGGTACGGGTTCATGAACGAGTTCCCGGTCAGCCGGTTCTACCGGGACGCGAAGATCCTGGAGATCGGCGAGGGCACGAGCGAGGTGCAGCGGATGCTGATCGCGCGCCACCTCGGGATGGCGAGCTAG
- the map gene encoding type I methionyl aminopeptidase, which translates to MVELKTPAEIAAMREAGRVVARALAAVREAASTGVSLVELDAVAAQVMTEAGAKPSFLGYHPRWAPTPYPGVICASVNDAIVHGIPGRYRLQEGDLLSIDCGAAVDGWHGDAAVSFVVGGADPADLALIAATEEALAAGIAAAQPGAKMGDISAAIGTVGRAAGYGVTEDHGGHGVGRAMHEDPPVPNDGRAGRGLRLRPGLVIAIEPMFTRGGLDQYRHDPDGWTLRTTDRTRASHSEHTVAITDAGPVVLTLP; encoded by the coding sequence ATGGTGGAGCTGAAGACGCCGGCTGAGATCGCGGCGATGCGGGAGGCGGGCCGGGTGGTGGCCCGCGCGCTCGCGGCCGTGCGGGAAGCCGCGAGCACCGGCGTTTCCCTGGTCGAGCTGGATGCCGTCGCGGCGCAGGTGATGACGGAGGCCGGCGCGAAGCCGTCGTTCCTCGGCTACCACCCGCGCTGGGCTCCGACGCCGTACCCGGGCGTGATCTGCGCGAGCGTGAACGACGCGATTGTCCACGGCATCCCCGGCCGGTACCGGCTCCAAGAAGGTGACCTGCTGAGCATCGACTGCGGTGCCGCGGTCGACGGCTGGCACGGCGACGCCGCCGTGAGCTTCGTCGTCGGCGGGGCCGACCCGGCGGATCTCGCGCTGATCGCGGCGACGGAGGAAGCGCTCGCCGCCGGCATCGCGGCCGCGCAGCCCGGCGCGAAGATGGGCGACATCTCCGCCGCGATCGGCACGGTCGGCCGCGCGGCGGGTTACGGCGTGACCGAAGACCACGGCGGCCACGGCGTCGGCCGCGCGATGCACGAAGACCCGCCGGTGCCCAACGACGGCCGCGCGGGCCGCGGCTTGCGCCTGCGGCCGGGCCTGGTGATCGCGATCGAGCCGATGTTCACCCGCGGCGGCCTCGACCAGTACCGGCACGACCCCGACGGCTGGACCCTGCGCACCACCGACCGCACCCGTGCGTCGCACTCCGAGCACACCGTCGCCATCACCGACGCCGGGCCGGTGGTCCTGACGCTGCCGTAG
- a CDS encoding GNAT family N-acetyltransferase yields the protein MALFVIRPGRKDDAATLLRFFDEAVEWLVARGSAGQWGDQPWSSIPHRASRVADMTDEPGLRIAEVDGEPAGALIVSEKCPDHVPPAGEPELYIGLLITSRRFAGHRVGARLIEYTLAEAKRRGIGLVRVDCWAGGDGALQRYYEARGFRSTVRFDVGGWLGQVFEQRP from the coding sequence ATGGCCCTCTTCGTCATCCGGCCCGGGCGCAAGGACGACGCGGCCACGCTGCTGCGCTTCTTCGACGAAGCCGTCGAGTGGCTGGTGGCGCGTGGCAGCGCCGGCCAGTGGGGTGACCAGCCGTGGAGCAGCATCCCGCACCGGGCGTCGCGCGTGGCCGACATGACCGACGAGCCCGGCTTGCGCATCGCGGAGGTCGACGGGGAACCGGCCGGGGCGCTGATCGTCAGCGAGAAGTGCCCGGACCACGTGCCGCCGGCCGGTGAGCCGGAGCTGTACATCGGGCTGCTCATCACGTCGCGGCGTTTCGCCGGCCACCGCGTGGGTGCGCGGCTGATCGAATACACGCTGGCGGAGGCGAAACGGCGCGGGATCGGCCTCGTGCGCGTCGACTGCTGGGCCGGTGGCGACGGCGCTCTCCAGCGCTACTACGAGGCGCGGGGCTTCCGCTCGACGGTCCGCTTCGACGTCGGCGGCTGGCTCGGGCAGGTCTTCGAGCAACGCCCCTGA
- a CDS encoding SDR family oxidoreductase codes for MAKQPRSLSGKVIVITGGAQGIGAATATALKRLGARVVLGDLDHVRAEKTAGELGPEAVALPLDVTDTKAFTEFLDEVERRVGPIDVLINNAGIMPLAPLDEEDDSATRRMLEINVHAVIHGTREAVKRMKPRGTGHIVNVASMAGKSGFPGAATYCATKHAVVGLSEAVHLELRGTGVSVSCVMPAVVRTELASGLGEAKFIKSVAPEDVAAAIADALKYPRFDVFVPESLDFTGRITRLFPRAFGEWFVRSLGGDQLLASAAYSPARAEYESRAAQSAPAADAEQ; via the coding sequence ATGGCCAAGCAGCCCCGTTCGCTGTCCGGCAAGGTCATCGTAATCACCGGCGGCGCGCAGGGCATCGGCGCGGCGACGGCCACGGCGCTCAAACGCCTCGGCGCGCGGGTGGTGCTCGGGGACCTCGACCACGTCCGCGCGGAGAAAACCGCGGGTGAGCTGGGCCCCGAGGCCGTCGCGCTGCCGCTCGACGTGACCGACACGAAAGCGTTCACCGAGTTCCTCGACGAGGTCGAGCGCCGGGTCGGACCCATCGACGTGCTGATCAACAACGCCGGCATCATGCCGCTCGCCCCGCTCGACGAGGAGGACGACTCGGCCACGCGGCGCATGCTGGAGATCAACGTGCACGCCGTCATCCACGGCACGCGCGAGGCCGTGAAGCGGATGAAGCCGCGGGGGACCGGGCACATCGTGAACGTCGCGTCGATGGCGGGCAAGTCGGGGTTCCCTGGCGCGGCCACGTACTGCGCGACCAAACATGCCGTCGTCGGCCTGTCGGAGGCGGTGCACCTCGAGTTGCGGGGCACGGGAGTGTCCGTGTCGTGCGTGATGCCGGCGGTGGTGCGCACGGAACTGGCGTCGGGGCTCGGTGAAGCGAAGTTCATCAAGTCCGTGGCGCCGGAAGACGTGGCCGCGGCCATCGCGGATGCCCTGAAGTACCCGAGGTTCGACGTGTTCGTACCAGAATCGCTGGATTTCACCGGGCGGATCACGCGGCTGTTCCCGCGCGCGTTCGGCGAGTGGTTCGTGCGCTCGCTCGGCGGCGACCAGCTGCTCGCCTCGGCCGCGTATTCGCCGGCGCGGGCCGAATACGAGTCCCGCGCAGCTCAGAGCGCGCCCGCGGCCGACGCGGAGCAGTAG